CACGCCGCTCTGGATGACCTCCTTCAACGCGCTGTTGCGCGGCGAGTAGCGGTAGTTGAACGTGACCACAACGTTCCGGCCGGTCTCATGCACGGCCTGGGTGATGCGGCGGCAGCCCTCAGCGTCAATAGTGAGGGGTTTTTCGACGACGACGTCCGCCCCGGCGCGCAGGCCCTCCACGATGTAATCCGCGTGCGTGTAGTCCGGCGTGGTGACAATGACGCGGTCAATGTTGTTGGCCTGGATGAAGGCCGTGAGGTCCGCCGGGTCAAAGGACGCAACGGGTCCCGGAGCTCCCAGTTCCTGGATGAGCTTCTGGTAGAACTCCACCCTGCCCGGGTTGACGTCGGACAACGCCACGAGCTCCGCAGTGCCCGCATGCTTGCCGAAGATCGCGCGGATGTACATCTCGGAGCGGCCCCCGGTGCCGATCAGGGCGATGCGGGCCTTGCCGCCCTGGCGGGCGGGAGCGGCCGGGGCGCCGGGAACAGCGTGCAGGCCGTCCGTGGACCCGGGCCGGGCCTCTGAAGCAGAAGTCGACTCGGCTGTGTTGACCATGAGGGTCCCTTTCGAAGGCTTAGGTCCGGCCCGCTGGGCCGTTGTTGCGTGTAGATCCGGTTCATGCTGAAGGGCGTGTGAGAAAACGCTTTCCCGGTTTGCTATAAGATTTGTATCAACCGGACCGTCCATCCGTCAACCATTGACAGCACTGGCAGAAAACGCTTTCCGCCAGAGTGCAGCCCCAGCACTGGAAAACCCGGGAAAACCGGGTGGGAAATTTCGGGAAACCAAGAGAAATCGTTTTCCCCCTCCCGTTATATGCTTTCACTCACGATGTGCTTTGACCAGGACGTCGACAAGGAGTTGGCCGGGTCCCCCTGCCAGCGGACTGCGCCCGGCCCTGCCGGCTCCGGCGCGAAGGAAGGGGCCACTTATGGTCAGGAAATCGGCTTCCGGCCGGATCGGCATCGCGGATGTTGCCCTCAAGGCGGGCGTCTCGCACGCCACGGTTTCGCGCGTCATGAACGGCAATTTCACTGTTGACCCTGAGATCGCCGCCCGGGTGAGGGCCGCTGCTGCTGAACTGAAGTACCAGCCCAACCCGGTGGGACGAAGCCTGGCGCTCGGCAAGACCGACACCATCGGCATCGTGGTGCCGGACCTGGCCAACCCCACCTTCCAGGCCATCCTCCGCGGCCTGAGCCGGGCGGCCGCCCAGGACGGCTACCGCGTCCTCATCGCCGACTCCTTTGAAGTCTCCAGCGAGGAGTCCATCCTTGCGGGTGAGGCTCGCCGGCGCTGCGATGGCCTGGTCCTGTGCGCTCCACGCATGAGCGACGCCGAGCTGGAAGAGCTTGCCCCGTCGCTGCGCCCGCTGGTGCTGATAAACCGCACCACAGCAGCGGCGGATGTTCCCAGCCTGGTGGTGGACTACAGCCAGGGCGTGCAGGACATCGCCGAACATCTGGTGGAGCTCGGGCATACGCGCCTAGCTTTCCTGTCAGGGCCTCCCCGCAGTGCCTCCAACGACCTCAGGCTCCAGGGCCTGGAGGCGTTCAAGACCGCCCATCCGCACGTCGAGGTCACCATGCTTGAAGGCGGCTCCGACTTCGACACCGGCCATGGGGCAGTGGACGCAGTGCTGGAGAGCGGTGCCACCGGGATCCTGGCCTTCAACGACCTGGTGGCCATGGGCCTGATGAGCGGGCTGCACGAGCGCGGCCTTGACGTTCCCGGCGACATCTCCGTCACCGGGTTCGATGACATACCCTTCGCCAAATACACGACGCCGACACTCACCACGGCAGCGGTTCCCATCACCGAGCTGGGCGCGGAGGCATGGCACCAGCTGCGGGCCCTCATCCGGAACGAACAGAGCCAGGCTCCCGGCAGCCACTACCAGCCGAGGCTCGAAGTGCGGGCCAGTACCGGCCCGGCCAAGGCCGCCCGCACCGCGGTGCACGGCTGACATCCGTTCAGGGGGCCGGCCGGGCCCCCGCCGGATCCAGTCCCGCTTCCTTGTAGTAGCCCTCGATGTGGGCCGCAACGAGCCTTGCCGCGCGTTCGCCGTCGTCATTCCTGATGGCCGCGAGGATGCCGCGGTGCTCCGACTTCAGCCGCGACGCCGTGTCCTCCCAGTCGGGAAGGTTGGAGGTGATTTGGGCGGCATAGCTCTGGATGGATTCGCGCAACGATCCCATCATGGCGCTCACTACGGCATTGCCGGCGGCATCGGCCAGGGC
The Arthrobacter sp. PGP41 genome window above contains:
- a CDS encoding LacI family DNA-binding transcriptional regulator; its protein translation is MVRKSASGRIGIADVALKAGVSHATVSRVMNGNFTVDPEIAARVRAAAAELKYQPNPVGRSLALGKTDTIGIVVPDLANPTFQAILRGLSRAAAQDGYRVLIADSFEVSSEESILAGEARRRCDGLVLCAPRMSDAELEELAPSLRPLVLINRTTAAADVPSLVVDYSQGVQDIAEHLVELGHTRLAFLSGPPRSASNDLRLQGLEAFKTAHPHVEVTMLEGGSDFDTGHGAVDAVLESGATGILAFNDLVAMGLMSGLHERGLDVPGDISVTGFDDIPFAKYTTPTLTTAAVPITELGAEAWHQLRALIRNEQSQAPGSHYQPRLEVRASTGPAKAARTAVHG